The Vibrio gallaecicus genome contains a region encoding:
- a CDS encoding cupin domain-containing protein, translated as MNAFFMLNENPWEELGGGIKRKIVAYTDDLMAVHLCFDKGAIGHPHTHEIHDQIGYVVRGSFEAEIEGEKRVLKEGDAYFARKHMMHGAVALEQDSILLDIFNPAREDFLK; from the coding sequence ATGAATGCTTTCTTTATGTTGAACGAAAACCCTTGGGAAGAGTTAGGCGGTGGTATTAAGCGTAAAATCGTTGCTTACACTGATGATTTAATGGCTGTTCACCTATGTTTTGATAAAGGCGCTATTGGACATCCTCACACTCACGAAATTCATGACCAAATTGGTTACGTTGTACGTGGCAGTTTTGAGGCTGAGATTGAAGGAGAAAAACGAGTACTAAAAGAAGGCGATGCTTACTTTGCTCGTAAACACATGATGCACGGTGCCGTTGCATTAGAGCAAGACAGCATCCTTCTTGATATCTTTAACCCAGCTCGTGAAGATTTCCTTAAATAA
- a CDS encoding 2-dehydro-3-deoxygluconokinase has protein sequence MKSLNIAVIGECMVELQKKQDGLKQSFGGDTLNTALYLSRLTKEQSIKTSYVTALGTDPFSIDMLEKWQAEGIDTSLVAQLDHKQPGLYYIETDETGERSFHYWRSDAAAKFMFDQPDTPALLDKLFSFDAVYLSGITLAILTENGRTQLFKFLDKFKAQGGQVFFDNNYRPKLWECQQDAISWYLKMLKFTDTALLTFDDEQELYGDESIEECIARTSEAGVKEIIIKRGAKDCLVVEDQNAQYVAPNPVDNIVDTTAAGDSFSAGFLAKRLSGGNARDAAFAGHIVAGTVIQHQGAIIPLEATPHLSL, from the coding sequence ATGAAATCATTAAACATCGCGGTCATTGGCGAGTGCATGGTTGAGCTACAAAAGAAACAAGATGGGCTTAAGCAAAGTTTTGGTGGTGATACATTAAATACTGCACTTTACCTATCACGCTTAACTAAAGAACAAAGCATTAAAACCAGCTATGTGACAGCGTTAGGTACTGATCCTTTCAGTATTGATATGCTGGAAAAGTGGCAAGCAGAAGGTATCGACACGAGCTTGGTGGCTCAGCTTGATCATAAACAACCAGGGCTTTACTACATCGAGACCGATGAAACTGGTGAACGCAGCTTCCATTACTGGCGTAGTGACGCTGCCGCGAAATTCATGTTTGATCAACCAGACACCCCTGCTCTACTTGATAAGCTATTCTCTTTTGATGCGGTTTATCTAAGTGGTATTACACTTGCTATTTTGACTGAAAATGGTCGAACTCAGCTATTTAAATTCTTAGACAAATTCAAAGCTCAAGGCGGTCAAGTATTCTTCGACAATAACTACCGACCGAAACTTTGGGAATGTCAGCAAGATGCCATTTCTTGGTACTTGAAAATGCTCAAGTTTACCGATACTGCTTTATTGACATTTGATGATGAGCAAGAGCTTTACGGCGATGAAAGCATTGAAGAATGTATTGCAAGAACATCTGAAGCAGGTGTTAAAGAGATCATCATTAAACGTGGTGCTAAAGACTGTTTAGTCGTTGAAGATCAAAACGCTCAATATGTTGCTCCAAACCCTGTAGATAATATTGTAGATACTACTGCTGCTGGTGATTCATTCAGCGCTGGTTTCTTAGCAAAACGTTTATCTGGTGGTAATGCACGTGATGCAGCATTCGCGGGGCATATTGTGGCCGGAACCGTGATCCAGCATCAAGGTGCTATCATTCCTCTAGAAGCGACGCCACATCTATCCCTATAA
- a CDS encoding bifunctional 4-hydroxy-2-oxoglutarate aldolase/2-dehydro-3-deoxy-phosphogluconate aldolase, which produces MTTLNEQLANLKVIPVIAINRAEDAIPLGKALVENGMPCAEITLRTECAIEAIRIMRKEFPDMLIGSGTVLTNEQVDASIEAGVDFIVSPGFNPRTVQYCIDKGVAIVPGVNNPSLVEQAMEMGLRTLKFFPAEPSGGTGMLKALTAVYPVKFMPTGGVSLKNVDEYLSIPSVLACGGTWMVPTNLIDEGKWDELGALVKDAVSHVNR; this is translated from the coding sequence ATGACTACATTAAATGAACAATTAGCAAACCTGAAAGTTATCCCTGTAATCGCAATTAACCGTGCTGAAGATGCAATCCCTCTGGGTAAAGCGTTAGTTGAAAATGGCATGCCATGTGCAGAAATCACTCTACGTACTGAATGTGCAATCGAAGCGATTCGTATCATGCGTAAAGAATTTCCAGACATGCTCATTGGTTCAGGGACTGTACTGACTAACGAGCAAGTTGACGCATCTATCGAAGCTGGTGTTGATTTCATCGTAAGCCCAGGTTTTAACCCACGTACTGTTCAATACTGTATTGACAAAGGTGTTGCCATCGTACCAGGAGTTAACAACCCAAGCTTAGTTGAGCAAGCAATGGAAATGGGTCTTCGCACGTTGAAATTCTTCCCTGCGGAACCTTCTGGCGGTACAGGCATGCTTAAAGCGCTAACTGCGGTTTATCCTGTTAAATTTATGCCTACTGGCGGCGTGAGCTTGAAAAATGTAGATGAATATCTATCTATCCCTTCAGTACTTGCGTGTGGCGGCACTTGGATGGTTCCAACTAACCTGATTGATGAGGGTAAATGGGACGAGCTTGGCGCTCTAGTGAAAGATGCAGTTTCTCACGTTAATCGCTAA
- a CDS encoding sodium:solute symporter family protein, whose protein sequence is MTIDTFVVLAYFFFLIAIGWMFRKFTTSTSDYFRGGGKMLWWMVGATAFMTQFSAWTFTGAAGRAFNDGFVIVILFLANAFGYFMNYMYFAPKFRQLRVVTAIEAIRQRFGKTSEQFFTWAGMPDSLISAGIWLNGLAIFVAAVFNIPMEATIVVTGMVLVLMAVTGGSWAVVASDFMQMLVIMAVTITCAVAAYFHGGGLTNIVANFDGDFMLGNNLNYMSIFILWVVFIFVKQFGVMNNSINAYRYLCAKDSENARKAAGLACILMVVGPLIWFLPPWYVSAFMPEFAEQYTSMGDKAGDAAYLAFVQNVMPAGMVGLLMSAMFAATMSSMDSGLNRNAGIFVMNFYSPILRQNATQKELVIVSKLTTIMMGVIIIAIGLFINSLRHLSLFDIVMNVGALIGFPMLIPVLLGMWIRKTPDWAGWSTLVVGGVVSYIFGISLQAEDIENLFGLETALTGREWSDLKVGLSLAAHVVFTGGYFILTSRFYKGLTPEREKEVDQLFTNWNTPLIAEGEEQQNLDTKQRSMLGKLISTAGFGILAMALIPNEPTGRLLFLLCGSMVLTVGILLVNAAKGSSKQPNNQATAK, encoded by the coding sequence ATGACTATTGATACTTTCGTTGTTCTTGCCTACTTCTTCTTTTTAATCGCGATTGGTTGGATGTTCCGTAAGTTCACCACATCTACAAGTGATTACTTTAGAGGGGGAGGCAAAATGTTATGGTGGATGGTTGGTGCAACTGCCTTCATGACACAGTTTTCAGCATGGACGTTTACAGGAGCCGCAGGACGCGCATTCAATGACGGTTTCGTTATTGTAATCCTATTCTTAGCCAATGCATTTGGCTACTTCATGAACTATATGTACTTCGCTCCTAAGTTCCGCCAACTTCGTGTGGTAACGGCTATCGAAGCAATTCGTCAGCGCTTTGGTAAAACGTCTGAACAGTTCTTCACATGGGCAGGTATGCCTGACAGCCTTATCTCAGCTGGTATCTGGCTAAATGGTCTCGCTATCTTTGTAGCCGCAGTATTCAACATCCCAATGGAAGCAACCATTGTGGTAACGGGTATGGTTCTCGTGTTGATGGCAGTAACAGGTGGATCTTGGGCAGTTGTTGCTTCTGACTTCATGCAAATGCTTGTAATCATGGCGGTAACCATTACTTGTGCGGTTGCAGCTTACTTCCACGGTGGAGGCTTAACTAACATTGTTGCCAACTTCGACGGCGACTTCATGTTAGGTAACAACCTAAACTACATGAGCATCTTCATCCTTTGGGTGGTATTCATCTTCGTGAAGCAGTTCGGTGTAATGAACAACAGCATTAACGCTTACCGTTACCTATGTGCAAAAGACAGTGAAAACGCACGTAAAGCGGCAGGTCTAGCATGTATTCTTATGGTTGTTGGCCCACTAATTTGGTTCTTACCACCTTGGTACGTAAGTGCATTCATGCCTGAGTTCGCTGAGCAATACACATCAATGGGCGACAAAGCCGGTGATGCTGCTTACCTAGCATTCGTGCAGAACGTAATGCCAGCAGGTATGGTTGGTCTTCTTATGTCAGCAATGTTCGCTGCAACGATGTCTTCTATGGATTCAGGCTTGAACCGTAACGCTGGTATCTTTGTTATGAACTTCTACAGCCCGATTCTACGCCAAAACGCGACTCAGAAAGAGCTGGTTATTGTAAGTAAACTAACGACTATCATGATGGGTGTTATCATCATCGCGATTGGTCTATTCATTAACTCTCTTCGTCACTTAAGTTTGTTCGATATAGTAATGAACGTAGGCGCGTTGATTGGCTTCCCAATGCTTATACCTGTGCTACTAGGTATGTGGATTCGTAAAACCCCAGACTGGGCTGGTTGGTCAACACTAGTCGTTGGTGGTGTGGTTTCTTACATCTTTGGTATCTCGCTTCAAGCAGAAGACATTGAAAACCTATTTGGTCTAGAAACAGCATTAACTGGACGTGAATGGAGTGACTTGAAAGTTGGTCTAAGCTTAGCAGCTCACGTAGTGTTCACTGGTGGTTACTTCATCCTGACATCTCGCTTCTACAAAGGCTTAACGCCAGAGCGTGAAAAAGAAGTTGATCAACTATTCACTAACTGGAACACGCCGCTTATAGCTGAAGGCGAAGAGCAACAAAATCTAGATACTAAACAACGTTCAATGCTAGGTAAACTAATCAGCACAGCAGGTTTCGGTATCCTAGCAATGGCTCTGATTCCAAATGAACCAACAGGACGATTATTGTTCCTATTGTGTGGTTCGATGGTGCTAACCGTAGGTATCTTGCTAGTAAATGCTGCAAAAGGTTCTTCAAAACAACCAAATAACCAAGCAACAGCTAAATAG
- a CDS encoding leucine-rich repeat-containing protein kinase family protein, which produces MQTLEQLRSGQLKGITRLALSEELTEFPMEILELSDTLEILDLSNNQLNDLPNELAQLTHLRILFASSNQFTHLPDVLGQLPVLEMVGFKSNKIKYVSEASLPQKLRWLILTDNEIEILPNSLGQRPRLQKLALAGNQIQELPSSMSALHNLELLRLSANQLTAFPELLLSLPKLAWLAFSGNPFCQHEVDDASIPKVPSNSYTLNHVLGQGASGVISHATWENSQFPFPKEVAVKVFKGEVTSDGYPQDELEACLQAGQHPSLIKSIAQVSEDNYLALVMELIPDNYFNLGLPPSLASCTRDTFKDGFTLTIEQIDLIVQQMIDVFEHLHTNKVCHGDLYAHNVLVNKQNDMIFGDFGAASIYGYLEQAQQEKIQQIEARALKYFIDDLLSICSIEDIKSAKYATLKKLTH; this is translated from the coding sequence TTGCAAACATTAGAACAGCTTCGTTCAGGTCAGCTCAAAGGAATTACTCGACTCGCACTGTCAGAAGAATTGACCGAATTTCCGATGGAGATACTCGAATTATCAGATACTCTAGAAATTCTGGATTTGTCTAACAACCAGCTGAATGACCTACCCAACGAGCTTGCACAATTAACTCACCTTCGCATCCTTTTCGCTTCCAGTAATCAATTCACCCATTTGCCAGATGTTCTTGGTCAACTTCCAGTTCTTGAGATGGTTGGTTTCAAAAGTAATAAGATCAAATATGTCAGTGAGGCTTCTCTTCCTCAAAAATTACGCTGGTTGATTTTAACTGACAATGAAATTGAAATTTTACCGAACTCTCTTGGTCAAAGACCGCGTCTGCAGAAACTAGCATTAGCTGGAAACCAAATTCAAGAGCTGCCTAGCTCTATGAGTGCTCTTCATAATCTTGAGCTACTGCGTTTATCTGCAAACCAATTAACCGCTTTTCCAGAGTTATTACTTTCATTACCTAAATTGGCTTGGCTGGCATTCTCAGGTAACCCTTTCTGTCAACACGAAGTTGATGATGCCAGCATCCCAAAAGTACCTTCTAATAGTTACACTTTAAACCATGTATTAGGCCAAGGTGCGTCAGGGGTAATATCTCATGCTACTTGGGAGAACAGCCAATTTCCTTTTCCAAAAGAAGTTGCGGTTAAAGTATTTAAAGGTGAAGTTACAAGTGATGGTTATCCTCAAGATGAATTAGAAGCTTGCTTACAAGCTGGTCAACACCCTAGCCTAATCAAATCAATAGCTCAGGTGAGTGAAGACAACTATCTAGCTCTAGTGATGGAACTTATTCCTGATAACTATTTTAACCTTGGGCTGCCACCAAGCCTTGCTAGTTGTACTAGAGATACCTTTAAAGATGGCTTTACTCTTACGATTGAGCAAATTGATCTTATTGTTCAGCAAATGATTGACGTTTTTGAACATTTACATACAAACAAAGTCTGCCATGGTGACTTATACGCACACAATGTTTTAGTGAATAAACAAAATGATATGATCTTTGGGGATTTCGGAGCCGCTTCAATCTACGGATATTTAGAACAAGCTCAACAAGAAAAGATTCAGCAAATTGAAGCTCGTGCGTTGAAATACTTCATTGATGATTTACTTAGTATTTGTAGTATTGAAGATATAAAGAGTGCGAAATACGCTACGTTGAAAAAGCTTACGCACTAG
- the yqfB gene encoding N(4)-acetylcytidine aminohydrolase has product MTVPTTMTFFERFEKDILSGVKTITIRDESENNYAPGSTVKVSTLESGREFCSLRIVSVEPVLFSELNDFHAQQENMTLEELKSVIQDIYPGISELYVVSYEMVL; this is encoded by the coding sequence ATGACAGTTCCAACTACGATGACGTTCTTTGAACGTTTTGAAAAAGATATCCTTTCTGGTGTAAAAACAATCACTATCCGTGATGAATCTGAAAATAACTACGCACCAGGCTCTACAGTGAAGGTGTCTACACTTGAAAGTGGACGTGAATTTTGTTCGTTAAGGATTGTAAGTGTTGAGCCTGTCTTATTTAGTGAGTTGAATGACTTTCACGCACAGCAAGAAAACATGACGTTAGAGGAGCTAAAGTCTGTGATTCAAGATATTTATCCAGGCATTAGTGAGTTGTATGTCGTGTCATATGAGATGGTGTTGTAG